One Glandiceps talaboti chromosome 20, keGlaTala1.1, whole genome shotgun sequence genomic region harbors:
- the LOC144451037 gene encoding beta-1,3-galactosyl-O-glycosyl-glycoprotein beta-1,6-N-acetylglucosaminyltransferase-like: MESIYDYEDTDMSKFRYRKTFSNGSDICSRIISGQHNINKTRVASLNTFLKSKILKDNAFNELTKNCTQFKQERGYFKPVTLEEREFPLAYGIYMYKSVSQVEQLLRTIYYPQNTYCIHVDSKASAVIHRAVQAITKCFDNVFVPSRLAKVTWCSIEVVRAEINCLTDLEERSKTWKYYLNLSGQEFPLKTNREIVQILKEFQGKNIIMSHHLTKMLLYPNRQKYKYFISEGRLKNSTIPKTEPKPFDGPIFKGELHVALTREFVNFVLHSKIARDWFVWLNDTLCPDEYFYQTLSRLPGVPGGREFVKIDRVIDQIVRAKIWSGKCNGKSVRQICVYGWKDLPSLVRRPHLFANKFHANFDSVTLACLEELIYNRTYSPIKLNLPFYKNVSTTFETGLPGLKRSDWLLDTDSL; encoded by the coding sequence ATGGAAAGTATCTACGATTATGAAGACACAGATATGTCGAAATTTCGCTACCGAAAAACTTTTTCGAACGGATCAGATATATGTTCAAGGATAATATCGGGGCAACATAACATTAACAAGACACGTGTGGCATCGTTAAATACTTTCTTAAAATCAAAGATTTTAAAGGACAACGCTTTCAACGAACTCACAAAAAACTGTACACAATTTAAGCAAGAAAGGGGTTACTTTAAGCCAGTAACATTAGAAGAAAGGGAATTTCCACTCGCGTatgggatatacatgtacaaatcggTTTCACAGGTTGAACAGTTATTGCGGACAATTTATTACCCACAAAATACATACTGCATACACGTCGACAGCAAGGCATCGGCTGTAATCCATCGGGCAGTGCAAGCGATTACAAAATGTTTCGACAATGTGTTCGTACCCTCTCGTCTTGCTAAGGTCACGTGGTGTTCCATTGAAGTTGTCCGCGCAGAAATCAACTGTTTGACGGATTTAGAAGAGCGAAGTAAAACCTGGAAATATTACCTAAACTTGAGTGGACAAGAATTTCCTCTTAAAACAAAtcgtgaaattgttcaaattttgaaaGAATTTCAGGGAAAGAATATTATCATGAGCCATCACTTGACGAAAATGCTTTTATATCCAAAtagacaaaaatataaatactttATCTCAGAAGGAAGACTTAAGAACTCAACAATACCAAAAACTGAACCCAAACCTTTTGATGGACCCATCTTTAAAGGTGAACTTCACGTTGCGTTGACAAGGGAATTCGTCAACTTTGTTCTTCATTCCAAGATAGCACGCGATTGGTTTGTCTGGCTAAATGACACCCTCTGCCCTGACGAATACTTCTACCAGACTTTGAGTAGACTGCCTGGTGTACCTGGAGGTCGTGAATTTGTGAAGATAGACAGGGTCATTGATCAGATCGTAAGAGCCAAAATATGGAGTGGTAAGTGTAATGGAAAATCAGTACGTCAAATCTGTGTGTATGGCTGGAAGGATCTACCAAGTTTAGTTAGGAGACCACATTTATTTGCCAACAAGTTCCATGCAAATTTTGACAGTGTTACACTTGCATGTTTGGAAGAATTAAtctacaatcgtacatacagcCCTATCAAACTCAATCTTCCATTCTATAAAAACGTCTCTACAACATTCGAAACCGGGCTTCCTGGTTTAAAAAGATCAGACTGGCTACTAGACACTGACAGTCTGTGA